The region AGGGTCAGGGTGGCGTTGCTGTTGGCGCTGTTTCTGATGGTGCCGCCGTTGAGGGTCAAGGCGCCGACGGTGATGCCGTCGCTGTCGCTCTGGCCGGCGGTCACGGTGTAGCGGAACAGGGTGGCGGTGGTGCCCGAGCCGGACATATAGGTGGCGTAGACCGTGCTGCTGCCGATAACCAGCGCCATGCGCGGGGTGCCGGTAACGGTGGCGACGCTGTCCCAGATGATGGTGAAGTCCAGGTTGTCGCCGATCTTGTAGGTGCCGTTGGCGGGAACGGCGACGCTGGCCACGGCGGGGCCCGGATTGGGGGTGACGCTGCTGGAGGCTGCGGAGGCTGCCCCTGTTCCGACGTTGTTGGTGGCCGTCACCGTGAAGGTGTAGGCGGTGCCGTTGGTGAGCCCGGTGACGGTAATCGGGCTGGCGGTGCCGGTGGCCGTGAGGCCGCCGGGGTTGGTGGTAACGGTATAGGAGGTGACGGCAGAACCGCCGGTAAAGGCCGGGGCGGTGAAGGTTACCGAGGCCTGGGCGTCGCCCGCCGAGGCGCTGCCCATGATGGGCGCGCCGGGGACCACGGCATTGACGGAGAAGGAGCGGGACACCGTGGTGGCGGCGTTGTAGGCGGCGTTGCCCGCCTGGGCGGCATTGATGGTGCAGGTGCCGGTGGTGAGAAAGGTCAGTACCCCGACGGGGGTGATGGTGCACACCCCGGTGGTGGACGAGGTAAAGGTGGGCGCCAGGCCGGAGGAGACGGTGGCGGAGAGGGTCGGGGTGGTGCCGAAGTTCTGCGCGCCCGGGTTGGCGAAGGTGATGGTCTGGATCCCCTTGGGGGTGAAACTTGTGGAGGGGGCCGAGGCGGGGCCGGTGCCCGCGCTGTTGGTAGCTGTGACCGTGAAGGTGTAGGCGGTGCCGTTGGCGAGCCCGGTCACGGTGATGGGGCTGCCGAGCGCCGTTGCCGTCAGATTGCCCGGGTTGGAGGTGACGGTATAGCCGGTGATGGCCGCCCCGCCGGTGAAGGCGGGCCCGGTAAAGGCAATCGTGGCCTGGGTATTGCCGGCGGTGGCACTGCCGATGGCGGGCGCGCCGGGAACCACGGCATTGACGGCGAAGGAGCGGGTGACCGTGGTGGCCGCGTTGTAGGTGCCGTCACCCGTCTGGTTGGCGTTGATGGTGCAGGTGCCGGTGGCGGGAAAGGTCAGGGCCCCCCGGTAGTGACGGTGCAGACCCCGGTGGTGGAGGAGGAGAAGGTGACAGTCAGACCGGAGGAGGCGGTGGCGTTCAGGGGCGGGGTGGTGCCGAAGTTCTGGTCGCCCGGATTGTTGAAGGTGATGGTCTGGCTCGCCTTGTAGATGAACTGGTCGCTTGAGCTGGTGACGCTGGTGCCGCCCGCCGTGGTGACGGTGACATCCACGGTGCCGAGCGAGCCGGCCGGCGCGGTGGCCGTGATCTGGGTAGCCGAGTTGACGGTGATGCCGGTGGCGGCGGTGGTGCCGAACATGACGGAGGTGGCGCCGGTGAGGTTGGTGCCGGTGATGGTGACGCTGGTCCCCCCGGCAGTCGGGCCGCTCGTCGGCGAGACGGCGGTGACCGTGGGCACCGCCGCATAGGTGAACTGGTCGGCGCTGCTCGTGGCGCTGGTGCCGTTGGGGGTCGTTACCGTGATATGGACGGCGCCCGCCGACCCGGCCGGCGAGGTGGCGGTGATCTGCGTTGCCGAGTCCACGCTGAAGCTGCCGGCGGCGACGCCGCCGAATCTGACCGACGTGGCGCCGGTGAATTTGGTCCCGGTAATGGTGACGGCGGTCCCCCCGGATACCGGGCCGTTGGCGGGGGATATGGCGGTGACGGCCGGCAGGTTGGGCGGGGTGATGTTGTTGATCACGAGCGTGTTGATGTTGAAATCCAGGGTGCCGCTGGCCGCGGTGATAGTTACCCATTTCACGCCCGCGAAGATGTCGGACGCAAGCTCGTCGCCGATATTGTAGGTGTTGGAGAAATTGGGCTCGCTCATCATGTACGAACCGAGCGGCGAAGTTGCCGTCCATTGCCCCTTGTCGGTCGTGAAGGTGAGGGTGAGCGTCCCCCCGGAATAGGCGTTGTCGTTATTGCCGATGGTGATCGACTGGAAATCGAAGGTCGCCGAGTTTGCAAAGGCAAATTTGATCTCGGTGGGGGCCGTCGCGCTCGGATCGGCCGACAGCGCGTCACCGCCATCCCCCCAGACATCTCCAATCAGATTCTGGCTGGACCCCGCCTTGCTGTCCGATGGCGCCAGGGTGATCTGCAGGGGGGAAACATGCCCGTTCAGGGTGTAGATGATCGGGTTCCCGGTCGTACCGGTGTCGTATCCCGAGATCGTGCCGTCCGCGAAAGCGGTGCCGCTGGTATTGGTGTCAAAGGTGTAGAGGGCGCTGCCGATGGTGCCGGTGGAGACGGTGACCGTGGCAGCCAGGCTGACCGTCGTGCTGTTGCTGGTGCTGCCGCTGTCGGTGACATTGACCAGCGTGACGACACGGTCCCCGGTCGTTACCGCCGCGGCGGTGTTTTTGTACGCGGCCTCGTTGACCAGGGCCGCCATCCCGCTGTTGTCCCGCCCCAGATTCGTCAACGTCACGGTTGCCGTGCCGCCTGAAAGGGATACGGTGTAATTGCCTCCGCTCCCGATTGTTCCGCTGCCGGCGGTCAGGGGGATAGCGGTGCCGCCGATGGTCAGGTATTCGGTGGCATCGGCCACATTCGTCACGGTAAACGTAGCGCCGGTAAAGGTCTGGGCCTGCGGAACATTATTGGTGTTTGCCGCCACCGTACCATAAAGATCCGCGCCGGTGGTGCTCCCCTGCACAAAGGTGGGAGTGCCCCCCGTGGCGGAGAGGGACGGCGCGATGTCCGCCGCTGTAAAGACGATGGTGTCGGCCGTGAAGGTAACGGTGCCCGAACCGCCGGTACGGGCTACCTTGACGGAGGTCACCGGACCCCATCCGGACGGGGTGACCGTGTAGGTGGGGGCTCCGCCGCTATAAAGATCGCTATACCCGGGCGTGGCCGAGTAGGTGTACGTCGTTGCACCATTGGAACCCTGGATGGTGAACGCCGATACGGCACCGCTGTTGGACGCGAAACCGACGTTGAAACTGGATATATTGACCGGTTGGCTGAAGGTGAACCGGATATAGGTGCCCGAATTGGACGTATCCACGACATAGCCGCTGGAAGCGGATAGCGAGCCGCCGCTGTCCGTGGCAACGGTAACTGTCACGCCATCGACCGTTTGCTTGTTATCGCCACTGAAGGAGCTGAAATCGAAGGTGCTCAACACGTGCGGGTAGGCGGTCTGGGCCTTTGCCGTGAATGCGACCGGCGTATCGATGGCGCCGCTTTGCTGTTCCAGCACCCAGTTCCCGTGGTGGCCGGCCGAGCCGGTGGCATCCACCGAAGCAGCCACAGCCGCCCCGGTTGCCGTCGCCAGTTTTGCGATGAACCGTTGTCCAAGGGGGCCGCGCGCCACCGAGCAGCCGTACAGCAGGATGTTCCCACCTTTTTGCAACGACCTGCCGATTATCTTCATCTGCGGATCATAGCCTTCCAGGCGTTCCGTCGACAAAAGACCGGCCCCCAGGAAAACCATGCCCGGCTCGCCGTGGGAAACGATATGAATGGCCTTCAGGTCCCGCCTGTCTGCCAGCACTGCGCCGATCTGAGCCATTCCGTCGCCTCCGGCCTTAAGCCGGACAACCTCCAGTCCCGGCCGGACCCCGTCCGCCAGGACCCGTGCATCCTGAACGGCGGCATCGATGAAGACGATCTCCCGCAGGGCGGCCGTCTTGGGAGCGTTCACGGGATCGATGTCGGCGGCCGTTGCCGGAAGGGCGAGGCCTAACCCGATCCAGCCGATCAGGAACAGGCGAACCAAAGGTATCCACCAATTCATACAAAACCTCCTGGTACTGCATTAGTGTAATAGGGAACGTGATACCGCGTACCTGAATGCACTGCTGTAGATCGTCGTGATGCCGATTGTGCGCACCGAACGCTTCCATCATCTGTGAAATTATGGTGATATGACAGGACAGTGTGAATGGTAATAGCATTTTTTTCACATTTTGTCTGTCGAGAAAACCAACGTATTATGTGGGTAAAATTACGGACACTTGTGTCCGTAATTTCCCGGACATTGGTGTAGAATCGGCACCGGCCGCGGCCGTGCCGGCAGGGGACTGTCCCGCCGGCAACGGCGCCCCCTTTCCCTTTACAGCCAGGGCCGGACGTGGTAATAACCCCTTCCTGAGACACTGTCTCGCCTTTATTCCGAAACAAGGAGCATCACGGTCGTGTACGACAGCCGTCCCACATTCGCCGAGATCGATCTCGACGCCCTGCGCCACAATTTTGAGGTTATCCGGGCTGCCATTCCCCGCCGGACCGAGATCCTGGCGGTGGTCAAGGCCGACGCCTACGGCCACGGTTTCATGGACATCAGCCATGAACTGGAGGCCCTGGGGGTGAACGCCTTTGGCGTCGCTTTCCTGGCCGAGGGGATACAACTGCGTAAAAGCGGCATCGACAAGCCGATCCTGCTCTTGGGCGGGGTGTATCCGGGGCAGGAGCGCAAATGCATCGGCTACAATATCTCCACCGCGCTCTTCACCCTGGAACAGGCCCAGGCGCTCAACCAGGCGGCCGGCAAACTCTTTCGCAAGGCCCAGGTCCACCTCAAGATCGACACCGGCATGGGGCGCCTGGGGATCACCTACGCCGAGGCCCCGGCGTTCCTGGCTGAGCTGAAGAAGCTGCCCAACATCACCCTGGAGGGGATCGTCTCCCACTTCGCCAGCGCCGACGAACTGGACGAGTCGGGCCAGCACTTCACCCGCATCCAGGCCGAGCGTTTCTCCTGGGTGGTGGCCGCGGCCCGCAAGGCCGGCTTCTCCCCCCGTTACGTCCACATCGCCAACAGCGCCGCGGCCCTGCTCCGGGACAACGCCGGCTGCAATCTGGTCCGCCCCGGCATCGTGCTCTACGGAGCCATCCCCTCGCCCGATTTTCAGGGAAAACTGGACCTCCGGCCGGTCATGCGCCTCAAAAGCCGCATCGCCATGCTGAAATGGGTGGAGTCGGGCACCACCATCAGCTATGCCCGTCGCTTCACCGCCGCCGAACGGACCCTGATCGCCAGTGTGCCGGTGGGGTATGCCGACGGCTACCCCCGCACCCTCACCAACCGGGGCGAGGCGTTGATCCGCGGCCAACGGGCCCGGGTGGCCGGCACGGTCTGCATGGACTGGATCATGCTGGACGTGACCCATATCCCCGGCGTGGCCGTGGGGGACGAGGTGGTCCTCATCGGCCCGGACGGGGCGGGAAACTGCATCCACGCCGAGGAGCTGGCCACCCTGGCCGGCACCATCCCCTACGAGATCTTCTGCGGCATCAGCAAGCGGGTACCCCGGATTTATCTGAAATCGAGTTAAAGGACAAAAGCCTGTAGTTACCACGGAGGACCATCGGAGGAAAAACAAACAACGAGGCGATTAACCGTCGTTGAATAGAATTAGATTCGAATGTGCGGTCGCCTTGCTTTAAGAATCTTGTTTTCCTCCGTGCCCCTCCGTATCCTCCGTGGTGAGCTGTTGTTGTGGGCGGGATATTCTTTATGTTGTTACATGCATTACAAGGGAGCGATTGACCACATGATCAAGCTGACGCAACTGGTAAAAGCCGCCGGTTGAGCCGCGAAACTGGGCCCTGCGGGCCTGGCGAAAGCCCTGGACGGGCTTTGGGAGTACCGCGACGAAAACCTGCTTGTAGGCCCCGAGACCTCCGACGACGCCGGGGTCTACCGGATAGCGCCGGAGTGCGCCCTGGTGGAGACGGCCGATATCATCACCCCACCGGTGGACGATCCCTTCACCTTCGGCCGTGTCGCCGCCACCAATGCCATCTCCGATGTCTATGCCATGGGCGCCCGCCCGGTGACCGCCATGAACCTGGTGTTCTTCCCGGCCTGTTCCCTGCCGGGCGAGATCCTGGGCGAGATCCTGGCCGGGGGTAACAGCGTGCTGAAAGAGGCCGGGGTCTGTCTGGTGGGCGGGCATACGGTGGAGGACGACGAGTTGAAGTACGGCCTCTCCGTGACCGGCCTGGTGGACCCCGCCGCCATCATCCGCAACTCCACCGCCCGGCCGGGGGACCAACTGGTCCTGACCAAGCCCCTGGGCACCGGCATCATCTCCACCGCCGTCAAGGGGGAAATGGCCCCGGAGGTGGCGGTGGCCGCGGCCTCTGCCTGGATGACCACCTCCAACCGGGCGGGCGCCGAGCTGATGCGGGAATGCAACGCCTCCGCCGCCACCGACGTGACCGGTTTCGGCCTGATCGGCCATTGCAGCGAGATGGCCCGCGGGGCCGGGGTGACCATCCGCCTGCGGCTCGACGCCATCTCCCTCATGTCCGGCGTGACCGGGCTGGTGGGCGACGGCATGGTGCCGGCCGGCTGCTACCGCAACCGGGATCATTACGCCCCCCTGGTGAGCGGCCGGGACACCCGCGACGAGGCCTTGCTGCCGCTCTTCGATCCCCAGACCTCCGGCGGGCTCCTCATCGCCCTGAGCCATGAAGATGCGGCACGGTTCCTGGCCCAGGCCGGAGAACGCGGCATCTTTGCCCGCCAGGTAGGCGAGGTGCTTCCCCGGCAATCCCACCCCATCGAGATGAACTGATGGCCGGCTACGCCCTGGCCATGGATCTGGGGACCACCACCCTGGCCGTTTCGCTTGTTGATCGCGCCGTCGGCAAGCGGCTGGCCATGACCGGCGGCATGAACCCCCAGCGCCGCTTCGGGGCCGACGTGGTGTCGCGCCTGGACGCTGCCGTGCACTCCGACGGGGCGTTGCAGGAGATGGCCGCCCTGATCCGCGCCGAACTGCGGCGCCTGGCCCACGAGCTGTGCGCGGAGTGCGGCGTCCCGTGGAGTGGGGTCAGGCAGGTCGCCATCGCCGGGAACCCGGCCATGCAGCACCTGCTGTTGGGGCTGCCGGTGAAGACCCTGGCCTTTCCCCCCTACCGCCCCCTGTTCAGCGGCGGCAGGCAGGTGACGACGGCGGAGTTGGGGTGGGAGGGCGCGGCCCCGGTGTATCTCTTTCCCATGCCGGGCGGCTTCGTGGGGGGGGATACGATCGCCTTCCTCTACGGCGCCCAACCGGGAGAGGCCACCCTCTGTCTGGACCTGGGGACCAACGGCGAGATGGCCCTGACCGCGGGCGACACCATCTGGGCAACCTCGGCCGCCGCCGGGCCGGCTTTCGAGGGGGGCAACCTCTCCTGCGGCATGGCCGCCCTGCCGGGGGCCATCACTGCCATCCGCATCGAAGGGGAGCGGGTCAGGATCGCTACCCTGGGCAACCGGGAGCCGGTGGGCATCTGCGGTTCGGCCGCCATCGAATTGGTCACGGAACTGCTGGGCCACGGGATTCTGGAAGCGGGGGGGCGGCTGCGTACCAGCGTCGAGATCCCCTCGAACCTGGGGCAGCGGGTGGTCGAACAGGAGGGGGAGAGCGCCTTTGTCATCCACCGGGACGCCCGGGGAGCACTGTTCCTCACCCAGGGAGACGTCCGCCAGATCCAGTTGGCCAAGGGTGCCATCCGGGCCGGCATGGAGGTGCTGGCCGAGTGCGCCGGCATACCTTTGCCGGGCCTGCGCGAGGTGCTCCTGACCGGTTCCTTCGGTGCCGTTTTACGTCCCTCGTGGCTTAAAACCATTGGAATTTTCGACGAAGGCATGGTACAAAAATCGAGATTTACCCCCGAAGGGGCGCTGGTCGGCGTGGAACGGGCCCTGGCGGCGAGCGACGGTTTCGAATCCGTGGAACGGCTCGGCAAACGGTGCCGGGTGGTGCCGCTCTCGGGCACGCCGCTGTTCGAGAGCATGTTCATGCGGCATATAGATTTCCCGCAGCCGTAAGCACAAACAAGATAAAACCGTAAATTCTGCCACAGAGACACAGAGACTCAGAGAAAACCAAGATTTTTGTCCTAAACCGTTTTGGCTTTTGACGTTCTCCGTGTCTCTGTGTCTCTGTGGCAGGTGTAAGTTGTTGAGGTTTTCCGATTACCAATTTGAGATAGAGAAGGAGCAGTTACCAATGGCCAAGATCACCAGGGCGCTTATCAGCGTTTCCGACAAGACCGGCATCATCGAATTTTCCAGGCAACTGGCCGAGTACGGGGTGGAGATCCTCTCCACCGGCGGCACGGCCAAGCTGCTGCGCGAGGCGGGGCTGACCGTCAAGGACGTGTCCGAGTTCACCGGCTTCCCCGAGATGCTGGATGGCCGGGTCAAGACCCTGCATCCCAAGGTACACGGCGGCCTGCTCGGCATGCGCAGTAATCCGGCCCACGTGGCCAAGATGAAGGAACACGGCATCGAGAACATCGACATGGTGGTCGTCAACCTGTATCCCTTCGAGGCCACCGTGGCCAAACCGGGGTGCCTGCTGGAGGACGCCATCGAGAATATCGACATCGGCGGCCCCACCATGCTCCGCTCGGCCGCCAAGAACTACCCGGACGTGACCGTGATCGTGGACTGCACCGATTACGCCACGGTCCTGGAGGAGATGAAGGAGTCCAAGGGGGCCGTCTCCGCCGCCACCAACTACGGCCTGGCGGTGAAGGTCTTCCAGCACACCGCCGCCTACGACGGCGCCATCTCCAATTACCTGGGAGCGCGTCTCGGGGAGGAGCCCCAGGAGTATCCGGCCACCTTCACCATCCAGGTCAAGAAGGCCCAGGACCTGCGCTACGGCGAGAACCCCCAGCAGTCGGCCGCCTTCTACGTGGAGAAGGACATCGCCGAGCCGTGCGTCTCCAACGCCGTGCAGTTGCAGGGCAAGGAGCTTTCCTTCAACAACATCATCGACCTGGATGCCGCCATCGAGACGGTCAAGGAATTCGAGCAGAGCGCGGCGGTCATCATCAAACACACCAACCCCTGTGGCGTGGCCCTGTCCGCTACGCCGCTGAGCGCCTACCTCAAGGCACGGGAATGCGATCCGGTTTCGGCCTATGGCGGCATCGTCGGCTTCAACCGCCAGGTGGACGCGGACATCGCCCGGGAGCTGGCCTCCACCTTCCTGGAAGCGGTCATCGCCCCCGGCTACAGCGACGAAGCCCTGGAGATCTTCAAGGCCAAGAAGAACGTGCGGGTGATGCAGGTGCCGCTTCTGGGAGAGTACGAGCCCCGGGGGTACGACCTGAAGAAGGTTGTGGGGGGCCTGCTGGTCCAGGGACGCGACCGGGGCATGGTGCGGGCGGCCGACTGCCGCGTGGTGACCGAGCGCACCCCGACCGCCTCGGAATATGCTTCCCTCGATTTTGCCTGGCGGGTGTGCAAGCACGTCAAGTCCAACGCCATCGTCTTTACCAACCGGGACCAGACCGTGGGGATCGGGGCCGGCCAGATGTCCCGGGTAGATTCCTCCAAGATCGCCGTGCAGAAGGCCCTGCTGCCCACCCAAGGGACGGTGCTGGCGTCCGACGCCTTCTTCCCGTTCCGGGACGGGGTGGACGCCGCCGTCGAGGCCGGGGTCACGGCCGTCATCCAGCCGGGGGGGAGCGTGCGGGACGAAGAGGTCATCAAAGCAGCCAACGAGCATGGCATCGCCATGGTGTTCACCGGCATGCGGCACTTCAGGCATTAAAGCAAAAACGGGAAACCCGCCACAGAGACACGGAGACACAGAGAAAACCAAGGGGCAATTCAGGGGTAAAGCAGTTTAGCAGCATTTTGTCCGGTTATCCCTGCTGATTATTTTCTGTTTTTGAATTTCTCCGTGTCTCTGTGTCTCTGTGGCAGAATTTAATTTTTGGATTAAGAGGGACAACGATATGAAAGTTCTAGTAATCGGCGGCGGCGGCCGGGAACATGCGTTGGTGTGGAAGATCGCCCAGTCGCCCCTGGTGACGAAGGTCTTCTGCGCCCCCGGCAATCCGGGAATCAATGACCTGGCCGAGAACGTCCCCCTCCGGGTGGACGAACTGGACAAGCTGCTCGCCTTTGCCCGGGGCGAGGGGATCGATCTCACGGTGGTGGGACCGGAGCAGCCGCTCTCCCTGGGTATCGTGGACCTGTTCGAGGAACATGGCCTCAAGGTTTTCGGCCCTCGGAAGAATGCCGCCATCATCGAGGCCAGCAAGGCGTTCTCCAAGGACCTGATGCAGAAGTACGGCGTTCCCACCGCAGCCTACGGCGTCTTTACCGACGTGGAGGAGGCCGAGGCGTTCATCGACAAAACCGGGGTGCCGATCGTGGTCAAGGCCGACGGCCTGGCCGCCGGCAAGGGGGTCATCATCGCCCAGACCCGTGACGAGGCGGTGGCGGCCGTGAGGGACATGCTGAGCGGCAACGCCTTCGGCAGCGCCGGTTCCCGGGTGGTCATCGAGGAATTCCTCACCGGGGAGGAAGCCTCCTTCCTGGCGATCACCGACGGCAAAAACATCATCCCCCTGGCCAGCGCCCAAGACCACAAGGCGGTCTTCGACGGCGACCAGGGGCCCAATACCGGGGGTATGGGGGCCTATTCCCCGGCGCCGGTGGTAACCCCGGCGGTGCACGATGCAGCCATGGCCGAGGTGCTCCGCCGGACCGTGGACGGCATGGCGGCCGAGGGGAGGCCCTATCGCGGCGTGCTGTACGCGGGGCTGATGGTCAAGGACGGCCGGGTCAAGACCCTGGAGTTCAACGCCCGTTTCGGGGACCCGGAGTGCCAGCCGCTCCTGATGCGCATGAAGTCCGACATCGTGCCGGTTCTCATGGCCGTGGCCGAAGGGAACCTGGAGGGACGCACCATCGAATGGCACGACAAGGCGGCGGTCTGCGTGGTCATGGCCAGCGGGGGCTATCCGGGCGACTACCGCAAAGGGGATGTGATCAGCGGTCTGGACAAGGCGGCCGAATTGGAGGACGTGTTTGTCTTCCATGCCGGCACCGCCATCAAGGACGGCGCGTGCGTCACCAGCGGCGGCCGGGTCCTGGGCGTCACCGCCCTGGGGTCAACGGTGCAGCAGGCCATCGAACGGGCCTACCGGGGGTGGGGCGCATCACCTGGCAGGGGGTGCAGTACCGCACCGACATCGGCAAGAAGGCGCTCGACCGCGGGTAAGGTCAATACAGTCATTTGCCATGGAGCCACAGAGGCACGGAGAAAACCGAGAATGCATTTAGCTTTTGAAGTTCTCCGGGTCTCTGTGGCTCTGTGGCAGAAGTTTTATTTTTTTGTGGCAGAAATAAATAAGGAGTGAAGTTATGCAAGTAACGGAACATTCACCGAAAGTCCTGCTCATGATGGGAAGCGATTCCGACCTGCCGGTCATGCAGGAGGCCTGCGAGGTGCTCCGGAAATTCGGCATTCCCCATGAGATGCATATCGCCTCGGCCCACCGCTCCCCCGCCAAGGCCATGGCCCTGGCTTCGGAAGCGGCCGGCCGGGGCATCAGGGCGATCATCGCCGGAGCCGGGATGGCCGCCCACCTGGCCGGGGTGGTGGCAGCCAAGACCACCCTGCCGGTGATCGGGGTGCCCATGCCGGGTGGGGCGCTGAACGGCGTGGATGCCCTCTACTCCACGGTGCAGATGCCGGGGGGGATCCCGGTGGCCACCATGGCCATCGGCAAGGCCGGGGCCAAGAATGCCGGGCTGTTCGTCGTCCAGATGCTGGCCCTGAACGATGAAGGGCTCGCCGGGGCGTTGAAGGAGTACCGTCGCGAGATGGAGGACGAGGTGGAGCGCAAGGACGCCGCTCTGCAGACGGCCGGCCGCGAGGCCTGAGCCGGAGGGGTTTTTGCTTGACATCCATTTTCGCCCTGTAGTAGTTTTGTCCGGTTTTTTACCATTTCCCCAAGGAGGAATACGATGAAAAAAGCTGTTATTGCGCTGTTTGCCCTGGTTGCGTTCGCTGGCACCGCCTTTGCCGCTCCTGAAGTCATCGAGATGAAAAAAGGGGTGAAGTTCGGCCACAAGGCCCATGTTGCCGCTGTGGGCAACTGCAAGAAGTGCCACGAAACGAAACCGGGCAAGATCGAAGGCTTCGGCAAGGACTGGGCTCACAAGAACTGTAAAGGGTGCCACGCCGAAGGCAAAAAAGGCCCCACGAGCTGCAAAGAGTGCCACAAGTAATTATCGGGATTGTATAGTTTTAACGTAGCCTTGAGAGGGATAACACTAGCCTGTTGTTATCCCTCTTTTTTTGTGGCGAGTGGTGTAAATCGGAACGATTCCGAAAAAAAAGAGTACATTTTTTGTCGTTCTTGCGCTAAAGTTACCTGCATCAGAGCCTGCCGCCCGGGGCGGCGGGCCGTCGACACCATGATCGGGAGAGACCATTGGCAACCACCAACCGCAGCTTCGCTCAGGCACTTTGGGATTTTTTCTGTTCACTCAAACTCACCATCTTCCTCCTCATATCCCTGGCCCTCACCTCCATCATCGGCACCGTTCTGCCCCAGGGTAAGCTGCCGCCGGAGTACGTGGCCGAGATCAGCCCCGCAAAGCTCCAGATCTATTCCAAACTCGGATTTTTCGACATGTATCACAGCTGGTGGTTCATACTGCTGCTGTATGTCTTCAGCATCAACCTGATCTGCTGTTCCATCAAGCGCCTGCCGCATGTCTTCAAATTCATCAGCGAACCGGCCCTGGTATTGGGTGAAAGCCTGCGCAACGGCTTTTCCCTCAAGCAGGACCTCAAGATTACGGCGTCGCTCGACAAGGGGCGCGAGGCCCTGGTGGCGTTTCTCGGCAAGGAGTTCGGCTCCCCGGTCGTCACGGAGCAGGACGGGGAATATCACCTCTTTGCCCAGAAGAACGCCTGGTGCCGCTTGGGCGTGTATGTCGTCCATCTGAGCA is a window of Geobacter sp. FeAm09 DNA encoding:
- a CDS encoding ASKHA domain-containing protein, with protein sequence MAGYALAMDLGTTTLAVSLVDRAVGKRLAMTGGMNPQRRFGADVVSRLDAAVHSDGALQEMAALIRAELRRLAHELCAECGVPWSGVRQVAIAGNPAMQHLLLGLPVKTLAFPPYRPLFSGGRQVTTAELGWEGAAPVYLFPMPGGFVGGDTIAFLYGAQPGEATLCLDLGTNGEMALTAGDTIWATSAAAGPAFEGGNLSCGMAALPGAITAIRIEGERVRIATLGNREPVGICGSAAIELVTELLGHGILEAGGRLRTSVEIPSNLGQRVVEQEGESAFVIHRDARGALFLTQGDVRQIQLAKGAIRAGMEVLAECAGIPLPGLREVLLTGSFGAVLRPSWLKTIGIFDEGMVQKSRFTPEGALVGVERALAASDGFESVERLGKRCRVVPLSGTPLFESMFMRHIDFPQP
- the alr gene encoding alanine racemase is translated as MYDSRPTFAEIDLDALRHNFEVIRAAIPRRTEILAVVKADAYGHGFMDISHELEALGVNAFGVAFLAEGIQLRKSGIDKPILLLGGVYPGQERKCIGYNISTALFTLEQAQALNQAAGKLFRKAQVHLKIDTGMGRLGITYAEAPAFLAELKKLPNITLEGIVSHFASADELDESGQHFTRIQAERFSWVVAAARKAGFSPRYVHIANSAAALLRDNAGCNLVRPGIVLYGAIPSPDFQGKLDLRPVMRLKSRIAMLKWVESGTTISYARRFTAAERTLIASVPVGYADGYPRTLTNRGEALIRGQRARVAGTVCMDWIMLDVTHIPGVAVGDEVVLIGPDGAGNCIHAEELATLAGTIPYEIFCGISKRVPRIYLKSS
- the selD gene encoding selenide, water dikinase SelD produces the protein MIKLTQLVKAAGUAAKLGPAGLAKALDGLWEYRDENLLVGPETSDDAGVYRIAPECALVETADIITPPVDDPFTFGRVAATNAISDVYAMGARPVTAMNLVFFPACSLPGEILGEILAGGNSVLKEAGVCLVGGHTVEDDELKYGLSVTGLVDPAAIIRNSTARPGDQLVLTKPLGTGIISTAVKGEMAPEVAVAAASAWMTTSNRAGAELMRECNASAATDVTGFGLIGHCSEMARGAGVTIRLRLDAISLMSGVTGLVGDGMVPAGCYRNRDHYAPLVSGRDTRDEALLPLFDPQTSGGLLIALSHEDAARFLAQAGERGIFARQVGEVLPRQSHPIEMN
- the purE gene encoding 5-(carboxyamino)imidazole ribonucleotide mutase produces the protein MQVTEHSPKVLLMMGSDSDLPVMQEACEVLRKFGIPHEMHIASAHRSPAKAMALASEAAGRGIRAIIAGAGMAAHLAGVVAAKTTLPVIGVPMPGGALNGVDALYSTVQMPGGIPVATMAIGKAGAKNAGLFVVQMLALNDEGLAGALKEYRREMEDEVERKDAALQTAGREA
- the purH gene encoding bifunctional phosphoribosylaminoimidazolecarboxamide formyltransferase/IMP cyclohydrolase → MAKITRALISVSDKTGIIEFSRQLAEYGVEILSTGGTAKLLREAGLTVKDVSEFTGFPEMLDGRVKTLHPKVHGGLLGMRSNPAHVAKMKEHGIENIDMVVVNLYPFEATVAKPGCLLEDAIENIDIGGPTMLRSAAKNYPDVTVIVDCTDYATVLEEMKESKGAVSAATNYGLAVKVFQHTAAYDGAISNYLGARLGEEPQEYPATFTIQVKKAQDLRYGENPQQSAAFYVEKDIAEPCVSNAVQLQGKELSFNNIIDLDAAIETVKEFEQSAAVIIKHTNPCGVALSATPLSAYLKARECDPVSAYGGIVGFNRQVDADIARELASTFLEAVIAPGYSDEALEIFKAKKNVRVMQVPLLGEYEPRGYDLKKVVGGLLVQGRDRGMVRAADCRVVTERTPTASEYASLDFAWRVCKHVKSNAIVFTNRDQTVGIGAGQMSRVDSSKIAVQKALLPTQGTVLASDAFFPFRDGVDAAVEAGVTAVIQPGGSVRDEEVIKAANEHGIAMVFTGMRHFRH
- a CDS encoding DUF4347 domain-containing protein, which gives rise to MNWWIPLVRLFLIGWIGLGLALPATAADIDPVNAPKTAALREIVFIDAAVQDARVLADGVRPGLEVVRLKAGGDGMAQIGAVLADRRDLKAIHIVSHGEPGMVFLGAGLLSTERLEGYDPQMKIIGRSLQKGGNILLYGCSVARGPLGQRFIAKLATATGAAVAASVDATGSAGHHGNWVLEQQSGAIDTPVAFTAKAQTAYPHVLSTFDFSSFSGDNKQTVDGVTVTVATDSGGSLSASSGYVVDTSNSGTYIRFTFSQPVNISSFNVGFASNSGAVSAFTIQGSNGATTYTYSATPGYSDLYSGGAPTYTVTPSGWGPVTSVKVARTGGSGTVTFTADTIVFTAADIAPSLSATGGTPTFVQGSTTGADLYGTVAANTNNVPQAQTFTGATFTVTNVADATEYLTIGGTAIPLTAGSGTIGSGGNYTVSLSGGTATVTLTNLGRDNSGMAALVNEAAYKNTAAAVTTGDRVVTLVNVTDSGSTSNSTTVSLAATVTVSTGTIGSALYTFDTNTSGTAFADGTISGYDTGTTGNPIIYTLNGHVSPLQITLAPSDSKAGSSQNLIGDVWGDGGDALSADPSATAPTEIKFAFANSATFDFQSITIGNNDNAYSGGTLTLTFTTDKGQWTATSPLGSYMMSEPNFSNTYNIGDELASDIFAGVKWVTITAASGTLDFNINTLVINNITPPNLPAVTAISPANGPVSGGTAVTITGTKFTGATSVRFGGVAAGSFSVDSATQITATSPAGSAGAVHITVTTPNGTSATSSADQFTYAAVPTVTAVSPTSGPTAGGTSVTITGTNLTGATSVMFGTTAATGITVNSATQITATAPAGSLGTVDVTVTTAGGTSVTSSSDQFIYKASQTITFNNPGDQNFGTTPPLNATASSGLTVTFSSSTTGVCTVTTGGP